A single genomic interval of Juglans regia cultivar Chandler chromosome 1, Walnut 2.0, whole genome shotgun sequence harbors:
- the LOC108986552 gene encoding FCS-Like Zinc finger 13-like, giving the protein MLGKRSRPMIGKLSELLVSGNRSGFRDAGTSPRSPLDINMQSPRGLKNYDLGGVGLGIVAALEKSSNNGSCGHEILAKYAVWSCNLNRSNPKTVNSNKICERLKGAYEEFGEGSSENYTYVTCHGPNISFTKAYYDHGVEYRQNPQEINGLDRCNNLGIAGNSLPTYGKIVSAYPTSDFLSSCHLCRKNLHGKDIYMYRGEKAFCSTECRTRQIVMDEKKEQCRSEAPRSADVSSSPYTRGQIFSTGILAI; this is encoded by the exons ATGTTAGGCAAAAGATCTCGTCCGATGATCGGGAAGCTATCAGAATTATTGGTTTCCGGCAACCGGTCGGGATTTCGAGATGCCGGCACAAGTCCAAGGAGTCCATTAGACATCAACATGCAATCACCAAGAGGTCTAAAGAATTATGATCTTGGTGGGGTTGGATTGGGTATTGTTGCTGCCCTTGAGAAATCTAGTAACAATGGATCATGTGGACACGAAATCTTGGCTAAATATGCTGTTTGGAGTTGCAATCTAAATcgatcaaatcccaaaacagtTAATTCTAACAAAATATGTGAGAGATTAAAAGGAGCATATGAGGAATTTGGAGAAGGCAGCTCGGAGAACTATACTTATGTGACTTGTCATGGACCTAACATATCCTTCACAAAGGCGTACTATGATCATGGAGTTGAATATCGACAAAATCCACAAGAAATAAATGGTCTTGATAGATGTAACAACTTGGGTATTGCTGGGAACTCCTTGCCAACATATGGGAAAATTGTTTCAGCGTATCCAACTTCAGATTTTCTCAGTTCGTGTCATTTGTGCAGGAAAAACCTCCATGGCAAAGACATATACATGTACAG AGGAGAGAAAGCGTTTTGCAGCACGGAATGTCGAACAAGGCAGATAGTGATGGATGAGAAGAAAGAACAGTGCAGATCGGAAGCACCGAGGTCTGCGGATGTTTCAAGCTCACCGTACACAAGAGGACAGATCTTCTCAACTGGGATTCTCGCAATTTAG